In Camelus dromedarius isolate mCamDro1 chromosome 3, mCamDro1.pat, whole genome shotgun sequence, one DNA window encodes the following:
- the TMEM171 gene encoding transmembrane protein 171 isoform X1 yields MSPAAAAEPDGFQRARNVSKLIFFLFVIGAILLCVGVLLSIFGFQACQYDTPTNCSMILKVAGPVCAVVGLGAVILARSRARLQRSEARLRGNQGDSDRAFLCGESRQFVQCLIFGFLFLTSGMLISILGIWVPGCGSDWASEPLNETDADDAEAEICGFLSLQILGPLIVLVGLCFFVVAHIKKRNNLNVGQDALEREERQTQNVEAVHVTVGDAVIIFPPPPPPYFPESSASTAARSPGADSLLPNENPPSYYSIFNYGTPTPESQGVASERDCATVYTISGTASSSETLHAPHLSSELPPRYEEKESAATLSVSPSSEPSSP; encoded by the exons ATGTCTCCTGCAGCGGCTGCCGAGCCAGATGGGTTCCAGCGAGCCAGGAATGTCAGCAAGCTTATATTCTTCCTTTTTGTCATTGGCGCCATCCTGCTGTGTGTGGGAGTCCTGCTCTCCATCTTTGGGTTCCAGGCATGCCAATACGACACCCCCACCAACTGCAGCATGATACTGAAGGTCGCGGGGCCCGTGTGTGCCGTCGTTGGGCTTGGGGCCGTGATCCTGGCCCGCTCCCGGGCAAGACTTCAGCGCAGTGAGGCGCGCCTGCGAGGCAACCAGGGGGACTCAGACCGAGCCTTCCTCTGTGGGGAGAGCCGCCAGTTTGTCCAGTGCCTCATCTTTGGGTTCCTCTTCCTGACAAGTGGCATGCTTATCAGCATACTGGGCATTTGGGTCCCTGGGTGTGGCTCAGACTGGGCGTCGGAACCACTGAATGAGACAGACGCTGATGACGCAGAGGCCGAGATCTGTGGATTCCTGtccctgcagatcttgggaccGTTGATAGTACTAGTGGGACTGTGCTTCTTCGTGGTTGCCCACATTAAGAAGAGAAACAACTTGAACGTGGGCCAGGATGCcttggaaagggaagagagacagaCCCAGAACGTGGAGGCTGTCCACGTCACTGTAG GTGATGCGGTGATCATATTCCCACCCCCGCCTCCGCCTTACTTCCCTGAGTCTTCAGCTTCTACAGCTGCTCGAAGTCCTGGGGCTGACAGCTTGCTTCCAAATGAAAACCCACCTTCATATTACAGTATTTTCAACTATGG GACCCCAACTCCTGAGAGCCAAGGCGTGGCCTCCGAGAGAGACTGCGCAACTGTATACACTATTTCTGGGACCGCCTCATCCTCGGAGACCTTACACGCTCCACATCTCTCATCTGAATTGCCTCCCagatatgaagaaaaagaatctgcTGCcaccctctctgtgtctccatcttCTGAGCCTTCCTCACCATGA
- the TMEM171 gene encoding transmembrane protein 171 isoform X2 → MSPAAAAEPDGFQRARNVSKLIFFLFVIGAILLCVGVLLSIFGFQACQYDTPTNCSMILKVAGPVCAVVGLGAVILARSRARLQRSEARLRGNQGDSDRAFLCGESRQFVQCLIFGFLFLTSGMLISILGIWVPGCGSDWASEPLNETDADDAEAEICGFLSLQILGPLIVLVGLCFFVVAHIKKRNNLNVGQDALEREERQTQNVEAVHVTVGPQLLRAKAWPPRETAQLYTLFLGPPHPRRPYTLHISHLNCLPDMKKKNLLPPSLCLHLLSLPHHEPWTPVQFYIESITILFNLFFF, encoded by the exons ATGTCTCCTGCAGCGGCTGCCGAGCCAGATGGGTTCCAGCGAGCCAGGAATGTCAGCAAGCTTATATTCTTCCTTTTTGTCATTGGCGCCATCCTGCTGTGTGTGGGAGTCCTGCTCTCCATCTTTGGGTTCCAGGCATGCCAATACGACACCCCCACCAACTGCAGCATGATACTGAAGGTCGCGGGGCCCGTGTGTGCCGTCGTTGGGCTTGGGGCCGTGATCCTGGCCCGCTCCCGGGCAAGACTTCAGCGCAGTGAGGCGCGCCTGCGAGGCAACCAGGGGGACTCAGACCGAGCCTTCCTCTGTGGGGAGAGCCGCCAGTTTGTCCAGTGCCTCATCTTTGGGTTCCTCTTCCTGACAAGTGGCATGCTTATCAGCATACTGGGCATTTGGGTCCCTGGGTGTGGCTCAGACTGGGCGTCGGAACCACTGAATGAGACAGACGCTGATGACGCAGAGGCCGAGATCTGTGGATTCCTGtccctgcagatcttgggaccGTTGATAGTACTAGTGGGACTGTGCTTCTTCGTGGTTGCCCACATTAAGAAGAGAAACAACTTGAACGTGGGCCAGGATGCcttggaaagggaagagagacagaCCCAGAACGTGGAGGCTGTCCACGTCACTGTAG GACCCCAACTCCTGAGAGCCAAGGCGTGGCCTCCGAGAGAGACTGCGCAACTGTATACACTATTTCTGGGACCGCCTCATCCTCGGAGACCTTACACGCTCCACATCTCTCATCTGAATTGCCTCCCagatatgaagaaaaagaatctgcTGCcaccctctctgtgtctccatcttCTGAGCCTTCCTCACCATGAACCATGGACTCCAGTTCAATTTTATATAGAATCAatcactattttatttaatttgttttttttttaa